The Chroicocephalus ridibundus chromosome Z, bChrRid1.1, whole genome shotgun sequence sequence CATGGGCCACACCTGCGACTTGTTCCCAAACGCCGTCCTTGCTCTGCCCACGTGTCTCCCTTTGCTAGCCTTATGCACTTGGCCTCCCAGACATCTTCACAAGTCAGCCCCTGCATAATGAGCATCTTTGATGCTTAGGATGGTATTTAGGTGTCCAAACTGCCTATCCATATGTacatccatgcatccatccatatatccatcccttcctccttctgCCAACCAATCAATGCATCCATCTATATGTCTGCATGGTTCATTCCCTCAATCCAtgcatccttctctccctgatgAGCCACAGAGGGGTATATGtaccccttcctttctccctcaccTTGTGGCATATATATGTTTCGCGCCCTGGTGGCTTCCACCATCTGCCGGAGCtgcttttacttctttccttGGCTCAGGACATGGCGGAGAAGGAAGCAGGAGCAGCCATGAGAGGTAAGTTGagattgttttgctttcagagtCCTGTGCAACCAGCCTCCCCCCCTGCAAAACGCGGGCTGATCCTGGCAgcgaggcagggagaggaggaggctgggccTGAGGGCCAGCCCAGATATTTTGCAGGGTTGGTGAAAGTCAAACAGCCCAGGCACCGCTGTGCAACTGTCCACAGCCAGTGCCCTGCTGAAAAGGCTTTTTCCCAGGCTATTGCCTTCCCAAaggagccctgccccagcccctgcccaagAAATGCTCCGGATGGGGCTACTCCACACTGGGTGGAGACACGGACATGAACCTTTCTGCACCTCGGTGCTGGGGACCTCCCTTGGTGGGTAGCATTGCCTGCTGGAAATTTTGGGACCCCAACAGGCGCCGGGCCATGTTCTCTTGTACTTTTCTCCTGCTGGGCTTGGGCTGGTCCCTGTCCCACGCCAGGGAGCTGGACCTATCCCTGATCCTCGTGGATGCATCCCACAGGCTGCTTCGAGCTGGCACAGCCTCAGCATCCGAGGCCTGACTTGTCCCACCTCCCCAGCGATCTTGGCACAGCATCCGCCCTGGGGAGGGTGGGATACAGCAGCAAGGCAAGTTTGGAAGTGCCTCTGCCTATCCGGGCAGGGTGCGTCCAGGCAGGGCTCCAGGCGACAGCAGGCATCCTCCTGCTCACTCAGTGGCTGCGCCAACCACCGAAGAGCCTGGGAAGAGCCCGAGCCCTGGAGGAAGTGCCCTGGCCCCGCGGTGGGACAGGGAGGTGCCGGCACTGGGACTGCTCTCATGGtcccttcctgtttttcttctccacgGCTTGAAGGCAAAGTTGACTTTGGCATCTGGAGGCCTGTCCTTTATCCCAGATTGCTGCTCACCCTAGCCCTCCCCTTGCTTCTCCACTGGTCCGGTGGAAAGCCCTGTTTGCCCATTTCCAGCACCAAGGCATCCTCTCCTGGGGAAGCTGGGAGCGCAGCACTCACCACCAAGCATTTTTACCCCACCAACCACTGAACTTGCTGCTTCCTTGGGGTCCCCGATACCCTTGTCTGGGACAGGGAGCTGAGCCATGGGGCcgcagtgcaggcaggcaggacTTTTTGGTGGTGTGCAGACCTCTCACCTGCTCTTGGTATCTCCAGCTGCCAAATGGGTGGCAGGACCTGTCTACAGAGCTTTCATCAGAGAGGAATGGAGTCACCATCCTGGGCCAAGGGCAGCAGGATGCAGTGATGAGGACCAGATGTACATCTCCTATCCTCAAGCTGCCACGGCCACCATAACTGGCTGTCCCCACTGCCTGGTCAGGCAGCTAAGGAAGGGGACGCAGGGcttggcacatggggacagcacAGCTATGGCTGTGATTTCTCTTCTACCCACCTGAGCTTGCCCACACATTCCCTTGTGGATGTATGATGCTCCAGTGGtctctgctccccacagccagcagcaaccCCCTTCTATTTGGAGCATGCATTGACTATGGAGTTAATAAGCAGGCAGGATACAGGGGCCAGAGCTGCCGGCTCACACTCTCCCATTTTTTGGCCATTTTGCTCCTGTGTCTTGAGCAGGCGTCAGCCTCTAAACCAGCACCAGATGCTGGGAAACCACCGAGCTCAGTTTGCAAATGCTGGAGCCACAGCTATGGGGTGGCCATCACCCATGTTCAACAGCATCCTATGGAAAACCACAGCCCTGATCCTCTCCAcagtggcaggggggtggaatctGGTGGTGATAAGAGCAGGTTTACAAGAGGACAGGGTTGCCTATGCCATGCCGGGGAgcaaggggagggaagggtgacTGTGACACATCAGAAAAGGTGCTGGCTGGGTTGGATGCTGGGGACCAGAGTCCAGCACGTGATGGCAGtgtggcacagctggagctggcaaGTTCTGGGATGCACTTAGGAGAGGGGATGTGGCTGTTGGGCCCAGAAGCCCAGGCAGGATCTGGTCCCTTACATCTCCTCAGCTTGGTGACCTGCCTTACTTGCTCTGTGGAGAGCCCTGCTCCTGTCCAACGATGGTGCCACTGCAGTAACACTCTGTAGATGGAGGGCTgagccccatgtcccccatccaGGGTGAGCGTGTTCACCAGGGGCAGTGAGGGGCTGGGACCCCACAAAACCAAGACCCCGTGTTCCTGCACCAGGAGTGGGCGAGCAGGGGCACCCAGTGAGGGCAGAGGGGTCTGTGGGCTCACAAGCCATTGGAAaagccacagccctgccctggtcCCCTCCAACCCAGTCCCCACGAGGACCCTTTTGGGATGTCCCCATCTTCCAGGCTCCCTCTGCACCCCAGGTTGAaggccagccccgctgcccagcCCAGAGCGACACATCTCCCTGGTGGGGGTGGGTGCAGGCCCTCCTCCCCCGCCctggtgctggctctgctccccgCGCCGCCGCTGCCTGACTTTCCACCCAGCCCCATCTGGATCTCATCGGGCTCTGGCACTGAGCACCGGGGTCGGGAGGTGCCAACAGATGGAAGCCATTAGAGGGGCTGTGTCGAGGTGTGAGGAGGGGGGCCACAAGTCGAGCAAGGGGGGCTGTGCAGAGggtcctgtccctgctgccgggctggtgagggcaggggagatgtcccaggcagctgcctgcaaccTCTTCTGGCACTCAGCAAGGGCTGGCCCGGGCGAGGGTCTCTCTCAGCCCCTCTAGgcgcctggggagggggctgaccTGTTTGGGGAGCGGCCCTGCTGCCTGTCCACCTCCTGCAAGGACCATCCCCATGCTGGCACTTCACCCGGTGCCATTCACCTCTCCCCTGGCCCAGCACCATCTGCAAGGGGGGGATCTTGCCTGGGCAGTGCCAATGCTACCCCCTTTATTGGCATCACTGCTCCATCCAGCCACAGCATGGTggagaggggcagagggatgggggggtccctTCTGCCTGCTGGTGGGGGGTGACGggcagggctcagcatcccccacTTGCTGATGCCCGGCACCCCTGGGAGCCTGCACCCATGGTCCCCCTCAACACTAGGCAGTGAAGTGGGGCTGGCTCAGTGTCTTATCCCCAAATGTGTTCAGCAGCTCTTGGCGGTGGGGCTGGCCCATCGCCGAGTCCAAGGTGCCTCCAGGTGGCTCCTggcaggcacaggcagcccaAAGCTCCTGGGAGCAGAGTCTCTCTTCTTAGGATCCATCCTGCACCCCCAAGGTGCTGGGGGCTCTGGCAATGTCCACGGCTGTGGGCGACCCGGGAGGTGTGGGGTCCTTGGCGGCCAAGCAGCAGCATCAAGTCCCACGCGTGGGCAAGCaggtgcagggagctgggatcGGCCAGAGCTCACTACAGGATCTGGGCCTCTGCCGAAACAGAGGAAAGGGGTTCAGGAGGGGCACTGACCTGCCCCCTGCCTTGGCACTCCCTCCCCTCCATTCCCCCCAttaccccccccgcaccccgacTCACTCGGCAGTGCCTTCAAGTGGGTGGCAGCAACCAAAAAGTTGTGAGGTTTGGTCTTCTCCTTGACGTGTTTCCTCACCCGGAGcctggggacagagcagcagTGGCTGAGGACCTTGAGCAGCCCCCTTGGGCACCATGACTGCCTGCATCCCTGGTGATCCCACTGTGcatcctcctccagctgtgcccagctgtgcccagcgGAGCCCGGCCACTCCAGCGGGTCAGCTCCAGGGCCACAGGAGGAGCCGGTCATGAGATagagcagggctgggatggggacagggacagacagcAGAGCCACAGCATGGCAAGGAGAGCCCAGCCGTGGCAGGATGAGAGGGGACCCGGGGACAGGACCAGCAGGCAGTGCCCGGGGGCAGGACTCCCAGGGGGCAACGGCATAGGGAGGGGTGTCTGCACTGACTCTAGAGCATGAGAGTCCCCGGCAAGGCAGGAGACTCTGGGGGGATGTTAGTAGCAGCAGCATCTTTGGGGGTACAGAGAAAGGTCCCATGGATGTGGGCCCATCAGGAAGACCCCAGGCAGGCTGGGCAGTACCGCAGGCAGTGGGATGAGCTGGGAAAAGGCACTGATATtgcaggggggcgaggggagaATAAACCACCCTATGGGGCTGGCAACAAGTCTGTTTGGACAGGGACCCCAGAGCAGGGCTAGGGGGGACGTGGAGCACCCCACGCTGAGGGTTCGGGTGCCagagtgggatggggacagacccTTCTCTCTCAAAACCCAACCTACCAGATGAGGATGGTGATGACGAGAACAGCAGCCAGGACAAAGAAGGCAAAGATCCCGAGTGACACCAGGACGGCCATCTTCTCCAGGGGGTCACTGCGGTCTGAGACACAGAGATTGTCATGGCCAAGGGACACCACAGGCCCCAACACCTGGGGGACCCTATTGCAAGCTCCTGAACACCACAGCCACACAGGGGCATGGGGCAAGAGACCCTTCCCATTACTGTCAGCCGCATATGTGCCTGTGGGATGTCCCCACTCctgcccaccacccccagctCTACTCACTGATGGGCTCAGGGTTGGGAGCCTGGGAAGGCTCCTCGGCCAGGCTCTCCAGGCTGGCATCGGTAGTGGTTTCTTCACTCGCTGTGGTTGCCAGGTCTGGAAGGACAGAAGGGATAGGAAACACTCACCCAAAAGCATgggcagcaccccagggacccacAGAGAGGAGCAAAGAAGGGTGCCCTTGAGTCCAAGGGGTCCCACGAGCTCCAGGGTGCTCCTAGGATGCCAGTGGTGCTCTGGGACTCCTGCTCTGCCCCGAGGCTGTGGGGGGCAATCCCCAAATGGCAGCAGTACGGCTGCAGCCTGCCGTGGTGCTGGGAGACGCTGTGCCCCCTTGCAGCTCAGCCTCCCACCATAGGAACAGTTTTTGGATGGTGCATGGGACCAGATTTTTGGGTCAACTTTAAGGGATGCCAGGAGCAGGGTTTTGGGTCAACTTCAAGGGATGCCAGGAGCAGGGACTTGCTCTGGGTGATATTTAGGGCATGGGTGCcacggggaaggggctggagaggggcaccTCACTGTGCTGGAGGGACTTTGGGGAGGGATGGTGCAACCCAGTtagggctgctgggggctgcagcctgtccccctcGCACCTCTGACCGGCGTCGCCCGGGCCTCAGTGCTCCACTCGCTCCAGTTCCCCGCATCCAGGAAATCCTTGGCACTGACTTGGACCACGTGCTCCAGCCCGGCGAAGGCATCCGTGATTACCTCGGACAGGTTCACCGTCTCCAGCTGCACCGGGcagaggggagctgtggggcaggcaggggcaccCCTCACTGCCCTCCCTGGCCCCATGCCCACCCTGCTTTGGGCTTTGCCTTTCCTCACCCACCACTTACCACGGACCAGGAGCGGTGGATGACGGGCCGGTACTGGAGCCGAAACCTGAGCTGGAAGTGGGGTTCCTTGGGCCAGGAGGAGGGGTACTTCCAGCTGACGTGGAGGCGCCGTGGGGCCAAGGGGATGGGCTCTACCACCAAGCCCTCCGGAGGGTCTGGCTTAACTGTGTGGGAGAGGACAGGGAGCCCTCGTCACACCAGACTGCCACACAGAAGGGTGTTGGGATCCCCGCTGCCACCCAGGGCTGGATGCCCgggggatggatggacagatggatggacagatggatggatggactcACTGATGGCCTGCATGGTGACGTCGAGGAGGCGGAAGCTGGAGCCCAGGGGGTTCACCTCGGTGATGTTCAGGCGATAGGAGCTCCAGAACTCTGACCCGTGGACGGTGCAGGTGCCGGGGCGTGATGGATCCTGCAGGCACAGCCCCACGTGCCCATTCTTGTTCCTGCAGATGAGGAGGCAGGGTGGTGACATGTCCCCCCCACCTTGCCATGCATAGTTTCATGCTGCTACCAAGGTGGTGGCATGTAGGGACACCCTCATGCCATGAGCCCAATGGAGGGGGCAGCACCCGTTATAGCTCAGACAGGGTCTGGGAGCTGCCCTCACCCCTCCAGAGACCAGCACGTCCTTCTGAGAATGACTGAAGCGATCCACATCCCAGCCTGACAGTCCCTCCGGGGAAGGTCCCTCCCCTGGGGCAATCCCTTCTCCCAGGGCTTAGGGAGCTGGCTCCCCCATGGGAACACCCAGCCCTCGCCTCGGGGACCGCGCTGAGGACAGTGGCAGAGCCTTCAGGAGGGAGTCTGGTCCCCAAGGAGCAGGACTGGGCTGGGAGTCAGTCCTACCTCCGCTTCTCTTCACCCGTCAGTGATTTCTTCCTGCCATggagaaagatggaaaagcagaCAGTGAGAATGAAGGGACAGCATGAAGCCAAACCCACCGTGACCCAGAGGAGGGACAGGGGTCTCCGCACTGCAGAGCACCCCCACGGGTGACATGGCACAGGGGATGGAGCTAATGCCATGCCCAGCCCAGCTGGTGAGCTGCCTGGCAGCAGAAGCTGGGGGTCTCGGGGCAATGAAGAGAGTGGGGTGCCCAGGAGGGTGCCCCCTGGACGACCCCCCTTGCCCACCTGGGGTtcactgtgcagcagcagcaaaggtgcACGGAGGTTGATAAAAGCTCACCAGCAGCTGGCTTTGTGCTCACCCTATGGCCCCCAAAGCCCCCTCTTcacccccgccccctccccgccaagcccccagccccctgctcctgcagctttcAGCAGGGCTGCGCTTTACGAGCTCCGCCTGACTTCAAAGCAGCCCGCTAATTTGGCCTGCCGGGATAATTAGAAGCAGCGACGCTGCCGGGGCTCCTTTCATCCTGAAGCATGCCAAAGCGCTCGGCATCTCGCAGATGACCTGCTTCTCTTTTACAGCCCCTCTGGTGCTGGCAGAGCCGTGGGCGGGGAGGGAGCCTGCCTGTGCCGGTCCCCCAACGCTGCTGGGGGCCACTCTCGGAGTGAGGAAACGCTCGGTGCACTGCTCACCCCAAAACATGACCTGTTTTGGGGTGCAGCCTGGTCCTTGGGGTAGGAGGTGAACCCAGGACGTTGGTCAGATGGCCAGCAGGATTTGGTGTTTTTCCTTGGCTGGGACCCAGGGCtcaccccatcaccccccagccTGTGCCCCGTACATCACCTGTAGGTGGTGATGTATCTGGTGGGGAGGAAGGTCTCCACGCTGGACGTCCAGGAGCAGGAGAAGTTCTCATAGTCGGATGCTCTGCAGGACACAAAGGGGACCCCTGGCAGGTCTGGGATCCGAGGGGAAGCGACAGTCAGTGAGGGATCCCctgtcccacagcccagccagcACGCAGGGACCCCTGTGACACCGCAAAGTCCCATTTCGGCAAGCCACTGCCAGGGCTGCGGGTACCCCATTCCGGTGGGGCTGCACACCCCCATTCCTCAGCCCGCGGACATGCTACTCACGCCCCAGCCGCAGGGACATGGCGTGCAGGAGGCCGCCGTCCTCGCCATGGCAGCTGTAGGTCCCCGCGGTGGCCAAGCCGGCGTGTGGCAGCACCAGGGCTCCCTGATGGATGGCCGAGCCCTCCGGCAGCTCCACAGCACCCGCCCGCCTCCATTGCACCGGCGAGCTGGGGAGGAGACACCAGGCAGGCTGCGTTAGAGGATGGCGACTGGGGCATCATCCCAGGTCTGCCCGGTAAACCATCCCATCAGATAAATCCCCCCGGTGTGCACAGAAAAGACCTACCCGGTGTGGGCACCGGCGCACGTCAGGGTTACGTCTGTCCCCACCTGTCCGTACTGCACACCTGGAGGGACACACATCCCCCCCAAGATGGGTGTTAGCACCCCGCGCCACCCCATATGCCAAAGCTGTGGGTGAAGGTGGGCAGCCTGGCGCTGTACCCCCCTCCCGGGCagctgtggggtggctgtggggtcTTGCTTCACACAGGTACCGCCACgggggactgggaaggactggtcCCAGCTAGGGCTGGGCAGTGGGCAGCTGCAGGGGTGGGCTGCTTCCAAAAGacccagtatttattttttttccccactggtaTGTTTCATGTTaaattaaaaaggcaagaaaatattGCACTATTTCAACACGTAGACTCATGGAAAGGAGTCTGAGTTGCCTGTTACAGTTACAGAATATGTATTATATTAATGGTTTTCAGCCCTCCATAACACGTCCGAGATTTTAACGGACTATGGAAAGCCAGTCCCTACGTGATTCATGGACGATCATGTGAATCCCTTCCCCTTGCATCTCTATCAGACAGCAACGTATGCTGTCagggacaacaacaacaacatttatggaaaaaataatggcAGTTATATCATTAATGTGTTAAGCTGCTGCAAACCAGAACGCCAGCGCCcatccccgtggggctgcgtTTTCACGTACGCCCTGATTCTGGTGTGTCTGTGCCTGCCCGGGGGGAAGGGGGTGCCCCCATGTTCCCCACGCCTGGGATGCAGGGGCTGCACGAGGGACTCGGCGGGGGGctcaccttcctctccccagccctcggGGATGGCCAGGGAGGCTGACGCCAGGGCTGCTGCGAGGAACACCATCACCCTGCCCAGACCTGGGATGGGACTGCGCATCTGGAGGAGGCagagcggggagggagagggtaTTATTCCCTGCAACGGGGCAGCTGGCAGGACCCActgcccagagcatccctgcgAGACGACGTGCCCCGCATCTCCCCCTCGTCTCGCCCCATCTTGCCAGGGACAGCATGGGGactgtaccgcagggtccgtgcCACTGTCACAGCCAGTCCCTGGCTGCTGAGGAGTCCCCATGCCTGGAGGGGGAACGCAAAGGGCAAACAGTGACCAGGGGCCTGGGGCTGCGTGGGTTGGCGGGATGAAGGTCTCTTTTCCATTGTAGTCCTGTGCCGGGAGCCCTGGCTGGCTCCCAGACCCGGGGTGGTCCAGAGACCTGCGTCAGTGCAGCTGGAGCGGGAAGGGACCAAGGAGAAATTCTGGCCTGTTTTAATGTGGCAGGAGACAGCAATTAGATCTGTACAGGCTcacacagccagggcagcaggtCTGTGAGAACTCAGACCATACAGAgagaggggctggctgggggacCCACATCACTGCCCATTCCCGCACCCGCTGCAGGCTGGTCCATGCACGTCTGTGCCCTTCTGGGCCATTTGGGCTCTGGGGCCAAGGAGAATGACCCTGAAATCCTTTCCTCCCACTCAGAGACCACTGGTGAGGGGGATGCTGAGGAAGGGATGTGCACCCAGCTCTCCATGGGTCAACCGCAGCCATAGACACAGGTCTTCCCACCCCGTCTGTGCCAGCCAGCATCACCCTGTCTGTGCCAGCCAGCATCGCCCTGTCCATCCCAGACAGCATTGCTCTGGCTGTGCCACCCAACATTGTCGCGAGATGCCCATCCCAGCCAGCATCACCTTGTCTGTGCCAGCCAGCATCACCCTACCCATCCCAGCCAGCACCGCACCGAGGCATCCATCCCAGCCTACATTGTACCAGACACTGTCACCCTGTCTATCCAGCCAGCATCACCCCGTCTGTGCCAGCCAACATTGCCCTAAGGCATCTATTCCCGCCTGCATCATCCTGAACTTATCAGCCAGCGTCACCCTGTTCATCGCAGCCAGCATCACCCTCTCTGCGCCAGCCAGCATCACCCCAGGGCATCTGTCCTGGCCAGCATTACGCCATGCATATCAGCAGCATCACCGTGTCCCTATCAGCCAGCCCCGCCTGCCCCCAGCAGGCACGGACATCTGAATCATTTCTCCCTGGAAGATCTCCCATGCCGGCCTCTCACAAATGGGCAgggctgtttattttatttacacCCGTATTATtgggctctgctcctggctgcgGGCAGGGGGTGAGGGCACGGGATGCAGTGAGCTCCCTATAAGCCCcaagcacaggctgcagcttGTGGGCATAAATCTGCATCCCCCTGAGCCTCCTGGGTTCGACAGTCGAGAGAGGATGCTcaggggagggatgctccagccctggAAATGTACACTGGAGCAGCTGCCAGTTCTTCTCCTGCAGGCAGGTGCCCATGGCCACCGACCAAACCGCGTGGCAAAGGAAATGAGAGCTACAAGGTGATGTGCTGCAACCCAGCAAGTGCAGGAGGGAAGGTGTGTGGCACCCCACATCAGCCATGAACACGCCAAGCAGCCTCAATCACAAGCCCCAAACGTAAATAATTTCATGAGACTGTCATAAGCTTTTCCTAACAAACCACCCGTAGAAACATTCCCAAGAAACATCAGTTAAAAGGTCTCTGCCAAAACTATGCTGGTAACTAACTGGGAACATTTGGcctgaaagtaaaatattttggtgatgggaaaaaaaaaaaaagacgacttaaaatacacttaaaagcAGCAACCAAAAATAGCTCCAAACACCACGTGGGCCAGAGTTaaggggtggtgctggggggcggggggggagatggTCAGGGAGAAGGGAGAGTGTGTTAGTGTGGAGagataaatacttttaaaataaaatcatttcttCTCCTGACTGCCCTGGGTTTTGTGCGAACGCTGTAGAGggtgaaggcagagctgctgcaccCATCGCCCACCCTGCCCCTCTGTGGCAGGGGGGTACAGTCTGGGTGCTGGCTCACTGCTGACATGAGCTTGCTAGGTCTCAAAGGTGGGtcttcaaaacccacctggaaaaATGACGCTACAGCCCCGATGCTGAAAGGCATCTTTCCCTGCATGGATAAGGGAAGAGGTGGGGACACAGCACGACTTGCAGCCAGCCACTGCTAACGCCCCCAGGGAATGGCGCAAGCCCTgcctggccagcctggctgcgggTGGTATTGCCAACAGACCCAGAGGCACCCCACACCCCTACATGGTGGCAGAGGGCATCCCTGCAGACCCCGTCCCCAGCTGCATCCCAACCCCTGATCTCCATGGTGACCCCCCTGAGGGCCACCCTGCATCCTCCCACCTGCCAGCATCCCCCgtcccaggacccccccagcgctccccatcctcaccccagcaccctgtgggCACCCCTCCCTCAGACGGTGTCTTTTGGGCAGCCGTCCACCCTTGCGAGCGCGCCGTGGGGGAAGGCAGCACTGAGTCCCCACAAATGCACACAATGCCTTAGTAAATGACCCGCCTGAGTACTGCCAAAACCTAGCCACAACCAAGCATCACcgcagagagaagaaacagggcgAGCCCTCCCTTGCCTGCCCAAAGGCcacaaagaaaaggggaaggagccGCAGAGTGGGGGAAGACCCGGAGCCCTCGCCTACCCTGGGTGGCAGGGGGCCAGGAGCTCTGGGCCAGCCAGAGCTGCAAAAAAGCCTGCCCAGAAAGGATCCCCTCACTTTTGGCAACCAAATTCCCTTGACGAAGGGAACACGGGTGTGCAAATGAACGCACACGCGCGCGTGCTGCCAGGCCACCTTCCTCGGCGGCTCGGCACCTCCATGGATGGGCACACAGGCGGAGAAAGCATCCCTCTATGCTGGCACCGGCAGTGACACATCCCGGGGACAGAGAGTCCCGGGACAGTGGTCCTGGACCCAAGCCGGGACAGAAGGAACAATCAGAGCTTTTCTTCCTCCCGGCATGCTAATCCCGGTCCAAGAGGCGTCTGCCACCCGCCCAGGGCTGGGTGACCTCCTGTGGCCATGGCCGGGGCAGAGGGACGCAGCCTGGGGCTGCGGCTTGgccctggcagggagggcagcagtgaCAGGCTCTGCTCCCTCGGCACGGGATGCTCTCATCACCGGCATGGCCAGGGTGACCAGGCTATGTGTGGCATCCGTGGATGTGAGCCAGAAACAAAAGGTGCCACCCTCCATCCTGCACCGACCCTGCTGTCCCACTGGGCATCATTTGAGCTCATCCCCAAGTTtttggggagctgtggggagaaatCCTGCCATGAGCCCCTTCCTGTATCCAAACTGAAATGCTGCGAGCCAGAACATCCCCCAAAATCACTGTCACGTGCACTGTCACCGATGCCCATGCAGGGTGTAACAGTCCCCCCAGCGCAGACGCTCTGTGCCGTGCCCCGTCGTGGCCTGGCAAAGCCTGATGCAGATTCCTGGGGGAGGACAACTTTCCATTGTGCTCGGCACTTTGAAAGacagcgtggggtttttttggttttgttttttttttttttttctttttgctttgcttcatttgAAGTTGCTCTTCAAAGAGAATGAGCTGCACGCAGATCTggatggggggggacgggacggacgGCATAAGCAGATGATGCCATGCCGCAGGGCTCAAGATGGCAGCGGGGAGACATGGGATGCTCCCCACTGAGCAGAGAAAGCTGGGGTGCCCTCCTAACCTCGCCCTGGGGTGGTCTGGGGCAGCATCGCTGCAATGGAGATGTGGCAAATTACCCGAGGGCACTTGGCAGCTCTGCCCGCCCCATGCTCAGCCCTGCCAGAGACACCCACCTGCAAAAAGCTGCTCTGCAACGGGTGATGCCCGACGCCGGCCGGCTCCAACACCCTGGAGATGGCATCACGCTGCACTCCTGCCCCTCAGCTGGGGGAGCATCCCTGGCCCTGCACCCCAGACC is a genomic window containing:
- the IL11RA gene encoding interleukin-11 receptor subunit alpha, with amino-acid sequence MRSPIPGLGRVMVFLAAALASASLAIPEGWGEEGVQYGQVGTDVTLTCAGAHTGSPVQWRRAGAVELPEGSAIHQGALVLPHAGLATAGTYSCHGEDGGLLHAMSLRLGHLPGVPFVSCRASDYENFSCSWTSSVETFLPTRYITTYRKKSLTGEEKRRNKNGHVGLCLQDPSRPGTCTVHGSEFWSSYRLNITEVNPLGSSFRLLDVTMQAIIKPDPPEGLVVEPIPLAPRRLHVSWKYPSSWPKEPHFQLRFRLQYRPVIHRSWSVLETVNLSEVITDAFAGLEHVVQVSAKDFLDAGNWSEWSTEARATPVRDLATTASEETTTDASLESLAEEPSQAPNPEPINRSDPLEKMAVLVSLGIFAFFVLAAVLVITILIWLRVRKHVKEKTKPHNFLVAATHLKALPKAQIL